Part of the Nocardia higoensis genome, GAGGCGGAACTCGCCGCCTACAAGCCCGCGCTGTCGGCCGACGCCGGCCTGGGCGACCTGGCCGATCGGCCGCGGGTGGTGATCCTCAACAAGACCGATGTGCCCGACGCCGCCGAACTCGCCGAGATGGTGACCCCGGAGTTCACCGCGCGCGGCTGGCCGGTCTTCCAGATCTCGGCCGTCTCGCGAGCCGGTCTGCGACCGTTGACCTTCGCGCTGGCCGATCTGGTCCGCGAATACCGGGAAGCGCACCCGAAGGCAGCGCCCAAGCGCCCGGTCATCCGCCCGATCGCGGCCGACGAGTCCGGCTTCAGCGTGTACGCCGATCCGTCCGAGCCCGGTGGTTTCATCGTCCGCGGCGCGCGCCCGGAGCGTTGGGTCCGCCAGACCGCCTTCGACAACGACGAGGCCGTCGGCTATCTCGCCGACCGGCTGGCTCGCCTGGGCGTCGAGGAGGAACTGGTGCGCCAAGGCGCCGAACCGGGCGCCCCGGTGACCATCGGCGATGTCTGCTTCGAATGGGAGCCGCAGATCACCGCCGGTGTCGACATGGTGCGTACCGGTCGCGGCACCGACGCCAGGCTCGAACAGTCCGAGCGGATCGGCGCCGCCGAGCGCAAGCACGCGTCCCGGGTCCGCCGTGGTCTGGTGGACGAGGACGAGGATCAGCAGTGACCGAGCTGCCCGGGCGCGGCTCGGTGAGAGACGGGGAACGGCAGTGAGGCCCGCCCGCGCTCACCGCGCCGATCGGGTGTCGGTCCGCGCGGGCGTGCGGTAGGAGTGTTGTTGTGACGCAGGTGAATTCACTCGGTGCGCAGGCGCAGGAGCTGAGCGAGGCCCGGCAGGCCATCGCCACGGCGCGCAGTGTGGTGGTAAAGATCGGTTCGTCGGCGTTGACCAGCTTGAAGGGCGGGCTCGACACCGTCCGGCTGGACCGGCTCGCCGACGCGGTGGAGGCACGGATGCGCGCCGGTTCCGACGTGGTCGTGGTGTCTTCCGGCGCGATCGGCGCGGGCCTGGCCCCGCTCGGGTTGCGTCGGCGCCCGCGAGATCTGGCCACCAAACAGGCCGCCGCCAGCGTCGGCCAGCTCGCTCTGGCACATGCCTGGGGCACCTCCTTCACCCGCTATGGCCGCACCGTCGGGCAGGTCCTGCTCAGCGCCGACGACTTCGCCCGGCGTGAGCACCATCGCAATGCCCAGCGCACATTGGACCGGCTGCGCTCTCTCGCCGCGGTCGCGGTGGTCAACGAGAACGACACCGTCGCCACCGAAGAGATCCGCTTCGGGGACAACGACCGGCTCGCCGCACTCGTGGCCCATCTGGTCGGCGCCGACGCGCTCGTGCTGCTCTCCGATGTCGAAGGTCTATACGACGGCGATCCCCGTAAAGGCGCGGCCTCGTTCATCCCGGAAGTCCGCAGCAGCGCCGACCTCGACGGCGTGATCGCGGGCAGCGGCGGCGTGCTCGGCACCGGCGGCATGGCCTCCAAGCTCTCCGCCGCGCGGCTGGCCGCCGACGCGGGCGTGCCGGTCCTGCTGGCCGCCGCGGAACAGGCGGATGTCGCGCTGTCGGAGGGGACCGTCGGCACCGCGTTCGCCGCCCGCGCCACGCGCCTGTCCGCCCGCAAATTCTGGGTCCGCCACGCCGCTGACAGCCGCGGCGCGCTGGTCCTCGACGACGGCGCCGTCCACGCCGTCGCGGTCGGCCGCCGTTCCCTGCTCGCCGCGGGGATCATCGGCGTGCGCGGCCGCTTCTACGGCGGCGACGTCGTCGACCTGGTCGCCGCCGATCATCGCCTGGTCGCCCGCGGCGTCGTCGAATACGACAGCACCGAACTGTCGACCATGCTCGGTCGATCCACCACCGAACTCCCCGACACCATGCAGCGCCCGGTCATCCACGCCGACGACCTGGTCAAGGTCTAGCGGTCCCGCATCGTTCTTCCGGTTCTGTTGTGCTGGCTCGGCAACGACCTGCGGGCCTACGGCCGACAGCATCTCGTCTTCACCCGACGGGCTCGGGAGAGTCGAGCGCGGCAGAACCAACAGACGCAGGCGAGCACCTCGCCGTTGTTGCACGAACCGCACGGGGTGTCGAAACCACAGCCCGTCAACTCGTGGAGGCGGGGCCTGGTGTGACGTGCTGCGTGGCGGGAAGGTTTAGCATGCGGATGTAGACGCCGAGCAGGGCCGCGGCGTCGAGCATGGCGAGGCTGTGGGCAGTGAGTTTCGCCTGCCAGCGGACCAAGGAATCGGTCAGGGTGTCGGCGCTGCCCGCGGTGCGGAGGTGGTCGACGACGGCGGCGATGTGGGCGGGCGGATAGCCACCGCGCCGGAGCAGGTGGGCGAGGCGAGCATCGCGGATGTCGGCGGGGCGGTAGACGCGGTAGCCGGTATGGGGGTCGCGGGTGGGGCCGAGAACGCCGGCTCGTTCCCAGGCGCGCAGGGTAGCCGGTGACAGCCGGAGCAGGCGGGCCAGTTCGCCGATGCTTCTGGTGCCGGTGACCTTCTCCGGATCCGGTGACTCGGTCGCGAGATGGTCTGTCGCGCTGCGGACCTGGTCGAGCGTCTCCCGGTCCCGGACCAGCTGGACGTGGCCGCGGTCGACGGTGTGGAGCGCGGTGTCGAGGTCGCCGCGATGCAGCGCCCGCATGATCTCGCCCGCTGTCGCGTATCCGAAAGCGGCGATCAGGGCGAGGTAGGCGCGTAGCGCGGCCGCGTGCCGTTCGGTGTAGATCCGGTAACCGGAGGCCGTGCGCTCGGCCGCGGGGAGGAACCCGTCGCTTTCGTAGTTGCGCACGGCTTGCGTCGACAGTCCGTGCTCGCGCGCCAGATCGGTAGGACGCAGGCTTCTCACGTGTTCGAGGGTAGTACGGGACGCTCCTGGAGAAATTCGGCGAAAGTCTCAACTGGGCTTTCAGAGATACGATCGAGACACATGAGTAGAGATATTCGTGAGTTCCTGACGCCTTCCTGCACCGTGCTCGCGGTGGGCGAGCCCACCCACCTCGAGCCCTCGATCACCTGGCTCCGCAACGAACTGTTCGCCGGACTGGCCGAGCACGGGTTCGCCTCCATCGCCCTGGAAACCGATCGGGTGGCCGCGCGCGTGGTCGACGACTACGTCCGTCGCGGCGTGGGCGATCTCGACACGGTCATGCGTAAGGGCTTCTCCCACGGCTTCGGAGCCTTTCCCGCCAACCGGCAACTGGTGACCTGGATGCGCGACCACAACGCGACGCTGCCCCCGCAGCGCCGCCTCGCTTTCCACGGCTTCGACGCACCGCTCGAGACCATGAGCGCACCCAGCCCGCGCCGCTACCTCGAATTCGCCCGCGACTACCTGGACTACGGTGTCGACCTCGCCGGCCTGCTCGGCGAGGACGAACAGTGGAGCCGCACCGAAGCGGTGCTCGACCCGGCAGCATCCCCCGGCCTGACGGCCGAAGCCCGGCAGCTCCGCACCATCGCCGACGACATGTCCCTCGAGTTCTCGATCCGCACACCGGCTCTGATCGCGGCGACTTCTCGCGACGAATGGCACACGGCACGCATGCATCTCATGGCAGCTGTCCACCTGCTGCGCTATCACGCGAAATGCGCCCAACGCATCGACGAACGTGACCGGCTGACCAGGATGTGCGCCACCAGGGACGCGTGCATGGCCGAGAACCTGGCCGACATCCGGTCCGTCGAGTCCGCGCGCGGGGCCACCCTGGTCTTCGCCCACAACCTGCACCTGCAACGCAATCCGGGGTCGATGCGCATGGGCGAGGTCACGGTGGAATGGTTCAGCGCGGGCGCGATCTTCGACGCCGCGCACCCGGACGAATACCGTTTCGTCGCAGGCAGTCTCGGCCGCAGTGCGACGATCGAACTCGGCGAGCCCGCCCCCGGCACGATCGAGAGCGTGTTGCAGGCCCGGACGTCCGGGTGGGGTCTGTCCGCGCCCGATACCCTTCCGGCGGGCCGGGTTCGCACCGACACCGACCCGATGCAGGGCTATTTCCCGCTCGATCGGGACACTCTCGACGGAGCCGACGCGGTGCTGCACGTCGTCGACGGGGTGGCGGTCACCGAATCGGTTCGGGCAGGTTGAGCCCGCCGCCTCCTGGTCACGACCTGGTCGGGATCACGCCGGGCTGATCCATACCCGATTCGTGTGCCGCTCCTTGTGCTCCGTCGGGAATCGGGCCGGTCACGCCGGGCTGGCCACCGGGATCGGGGAGCTGCCCCGACTCGCCGACATGGGGCTCCGGAGCGGGCGGCGGGGGAGCGGGCTGCGGCGCGGGTTCCGGCGCAGGCTCGGTATGCGTGGGTGGAGCCTGCGATTCCGGCGCGGGGCTCGGGTCGGGTTCCTGCGGCGCTTCCGGAGTCGGAGGGGCTGAGGGTGCTGGTTCGGGAACGGGTTCCGGGCTCGGTG contains:
- a CDS encoding MerR family transcriptional regulator, which encodes MRSLRPTDLAREHGLSTQAVRNYESDGFLPAAERTASGYRIYTERHAAALRAYLALIAAFGYATAGEIMRALHRGDLDTALHTVDRGHVQLVRDRETLDQVRSATDHLATESPDPEKVTGTRSIGELARLLRLSPATLRAWERAGVLGPTRDPHTGYRVYRPADIRDARLAHLLRRGGYPPAHIAAVVDHLRTAGSADTLTDSLVRWQAKLTAHSLAMLDAAALLGVYIRMLNLPATQHVTPGPASTS
- a CDS encoding erythromycin esterase family protein, encoding MSRDIREFLTPSCTVLAVGEPTHLEPSITWLRNELFAGLAEHGFASIALETDRVAARVVDDYVRRGVGDLDTVMRKGFSHGFGAFPANRQLVTWMRDHNATLPPQRRLAFHGFDAPLETMSAPSPRRYLEFARDYLDYGVDLAGLLGEDEQWSRTEAVLDPAASPGLTAEARQLRTIADDMSLEFSIRTPALIAATSRDEWHTARMHLMAAVHLLRYHAKCAQRIDERDRLTRMCATRDACMAENLADIRSVESARGATLVFAHNLHLQRNPGSMRMGEVTVEWFSAGAIFDAAHPDEYRFVAGSLGRSATIELGEPAPGTIESVLQARTSGWGLSAPDTLPAGRVRTDTDPMQGYFPLDRDTLDGADAVLHVVDGVAVTESVRAG
- the proB gene encoding glutamate 5-kinase, whose protein sequence is MSEARQAIATARSVVVKIGSSALTSLKGGLDTVRLDRLADAVEARMRAGSDVVVVSSGAIGAGLAPLGLRRRPRDLATKQAAASVGQLALAHAWGTSFTRYGRTVGQVLLSADDFARREHHRNAQRTLDRLRSLAAVAVVNENDTVATEEIRFGDNDRLAALVAHLVGADALVLLSDVEGLYDGDPRKGAASFIPEVRSSADLDGVIAGSGGVLGTGGMASKLSAARLAADAGVPVLLAAAEQADVALSEGTVGTAFAARATRLSARKFWVRHAADSRGALVLDDGAVHAVAVGRRSLLAAGIIGVRGRFYGGDVVDLVAADHRLVARGVVEYDSTELSTMLGRSTTELPDTMQRPVIHADDLVKV